A window of Dysidea avara chromosome 1, odDysAvar1.4, whole genome shotgun sequence genomic DNA:
ATGCTTACCAGGGCTAAACCTGTCAAGCCTGAATCTAACTTGTGTGTAATACGATGGTAGCTCTCTACAGTGTGTGAAGTACACTCACTCACTCAGCAAAATGTGAAGCATGAGCTATCtagggggcctgggggcatcccccccaagaaattttgagattttaggtGTTTCCAGATGCAATTTGCATTAAAATTTACTCACTTGGGATGGCATTTTGAAGTGCAGAATATGTAGATAATTTAGCTAGCATAATTCATGCTTACCACTGCAGCTATAGTGTACTACACTGTGCATGTATACGGGTAAACAATTAAGATTCCTCAATGTAGATTAGCCATAGTAGAATAAATCAAAACAAGAAGTGCACCGACATAtacatatttgtagctaattTTAGAACTGCCTTCATGAACTTGTGCTAATTACAACCAACTATAGCTGAATGTATTATACATGCAGTAACTATTTTAATACAATCCTTGTGTTTGTCTTTAGAAGCAAAGCAATCAACAACATCGTCAAGAGAGAGCTCACTTGCAAGCTTCTTCTCAATGGCAAGAATACTAAGGTTCTTCAACCTTTCCTCACCCATAAATGCCCTCAAGTATGTTTTAATTCTCTTAAAAGCAGAGAAGACCTTTCACAGTGAGTAGTGCTGACCACCATGGTCATGGATATTTGAACAGCCTTAATCAGAGTTGGAAATGCACTCTTCAATGGAAGCAATTCCAAAAAACATCACGAACATTTTCCAGTTCACAGTTAGTTAAGGTATTTTTGGCTGAAGTAGCCTCCATAGACAAGCAGTCATAGTATAAGTTATACCCAATAGCAAGAGGCTTCAGGGTGGATGCATCCAAAAAcgtatttgattgtgggttgattGAGGAGACTGTCTTCAAAACACAGAACAACCTTGTAATTTTGACTAGTTGACAGTGTATCTCTAGCTCCTATTGATTGGTACACAATTCCATCATCAAAACGACAAGGTATTTTTCTCTGTCTGCATGACTGCACTGGATCACTGATATCAATGCTGTTAGTTTTGGCTACTGATTTTGCATAAGTAAACAACTTTTCCCATCCGGTATCTGCGTGGGAATGCCACCAGGTAGATTCAGTAGCTGCAACTAAACATGAAGCCTTACTCAAATCAATCTGTGTGCTTTGCATACTATCAGACAGCCTTTTAGTACAAGTTAAAACTCGATGAAAAATAATCAAATATATCAAAAATCTAAAATCTTTAATCTGTAAAAGCAAACCATTAACTTCAACAGTTTTTATTTGGTCAGACCCTCTGTAATTTCTTCGAGTGCTGAAATCAATGAGTCAAACATGCAACAAATAGCATTTACAGCACCATACCTACAGTACATGCCCAGCGTGTATCACTTAGTCTTTGCAATTCCCGTGTAGGCTTATCTGGATGCTGCAGTCTTTTCTGTGCCACTATAGAAAGGTTGTATGTGCTTTTTATGCTGACATAAAAACATACAAAGACTCAAGGAAGCAAAAAAAATCATGACCTAGCTGAACTTTTTTGAACAGTCCACAAGCACAAGATTAAGTACAGTACATGTGCATAACAGGGAATGTATATTGTACTAGGATATTTGTCCTTAATTCGTTTCTGCACACCAGTGCAGTGCCTGCTCATTATAGATGTACCATCATAACCTTGTGACACCGTCATAGATGGATCTATCCCATGCTCTTCCAAAGcctgtatataattatacatataatataaGCTCTCAGCATTAAGACTTGTAGCCTAAACAAATGTAAGGAATCTTTAATTGATAATTCCCTCTCTACCTACATATCTCACAACTATAGATAGCTGTTCTTGTTTACTGACATCTTTTGTCTCATCATCCATCAATGAGAAAAAGCCAGACAGATGCACTTCAGTTCTATCTCTGATCATTTTGCCTATTATTTTCAATGTTGAATTCTGAATGTCTGGGGATAGGTAAGTGGCTATTTGTTTTGGTCTTTTATCAATGCACTCTTGGATGATTGGATCGTGTTTGGGAATTATTGAAAACATTTCAAGAAAATTACCTCTGTTAAGTGAGCTTTCAGATTCATCATGCCCCCAAAGGGCAATCTCAAGGCGGCCAGTTAGGAGCAGTGTTTCTGCAACACTTTTTAAGTAATGCCTATTGTTCCATTTCTGGTTGAATCAAAGTGATTGCAGATTGATTTCCCAagcttttttatttttattatgatCATTCCATGACTGCATGACTAATGTGTGGGTCACACATTTTGCATGACCTTCTAAAATTCCAGTTTCACTCATACCAGATGCATGTTTCCAATCACTGAAGCCATCTTTTGTGAATACGTCTTCATTTTTGCCTCCTTTGACATTAAAGTGACGACAAGCAAAGCAGAAGGCAGCATCTCTTTTCACTGAATATTCTAACCAGCTGTGAGTGGTGAACCACTTTGGATTGAATGACCAATTTTGCTTTCCCATCTTTTTTGTAGGGTAGTGAAATGTTGATGGGCTTGGTTGCACAGGACTTTGATCTGGACTTGAACTTATGTCGGATGGTGGACCACAGAATGGTAGCTTTTGTGACACAGTGATCAGATAAACTGCAAAAATTCATCAGTTATTTTGGTACTTacatgataataattatattacccATTCAGCAATTAGTTTATTAAGTTCATAACTAACCAGGTGCCTCAGACTCAGTGTCTGAATTGTTCTCATGAATCTCATTGGGAAAATCAAGCTCAAATTCTTCAGTCACCAGTTCAACATCCACTTCAGTGGCTTGGCTTCCTGCTGTCTCAACTGCCACATTATATAGTGCCACAGGACATGAGTCAGACTCATGTTGCATGGTGCGACTGTCACCTGTCGCAATGTGACAGCTGTAACTGTTAGCTGCAGCTGTCATGCAAATGCTACTGCTAATCATGCCATTTGTAAGATTGACACATTCGCTACTAGCCTTGTTATTGGTGCTCTTCTTTCTTTTGTTCTGGCAGTCAAAAAGGGTAAGCTGGCCTACAGCTAAAGTTCGGCTTGACGATCCATGTTTTGACATCATTAACTCATGTGAATATAGTTGTAATATACAAGTGTGTTTAATTTTACGTCCCAGACTCAACCTCCACGGTTGGACCCAACCAAATGAGCTGCAATAGAGTACAAGTAACAACTGGGAGTGTGAGTACTGtcaattatgttgtaaataagACTCAGTTTTAGTCTTATCCATAATATATGGTATAATACGATCATAGATACTGGCCACAACTTAGTTTAGAGTTCCTTAAACTTTACTAAGGCTTTGTCCTCAGTTACCCGGGCTTTATGTTCACTTATCAGGGCTTAAGCCTGAGTCAGCCTGGGTGTACCTACGCCTCTGAGAACATATGATAAAAAGCCCATTTATCCACAACTTAAAATTGTGTACCCGAGTGTGTATCAGCATTCCAAATCTTTATGCCAGACTATTGGCATTCTAATCAGCTTGCACTGATTTCCATGCATGTAGCTAGGGTTGGTAATGAAAAACTCAACCTCAATAGCGTCTCCTCCAACTCTCGGTGATTAATCCTACCCAAGTCTATATCAAAGGTTAATAATAAGGTGGTTCCCCTTGCTGTTTCTGTAGTgcacattttaaaattttgtgattTTTAAGGTTTTTGAATAAAAATGAGCAGCAACATCAGTGATGCTGTTTAGCATACTTCAGTGTTCCATGAATGGTATATTACATGGGAGTCATCATACTTGATGCGTGTTCTTGGGGAAACGGATGCTGTGAGTTTTGAAATCATAGCATGAACAAAAGCACCAGCTTGTGTT
This region includes:
- the LOC136251071 gene encoding uncharacterized protein; protein product: MISSSICMTAAANSYSCHIATGDSRTMQHESDSCPVALYNVAVETAGSQATEVDVELVTEEFELDFPNEIHENNSDTESEAPVYLITVSQKLPFCGPPSDISSSPDQSPVQPSPSTFHYPTKKMGKQNWSFNPKWFTTHSWLEYSVKRDAAFCFACRHFNVKGGKNEDVFTKDGFSDWKHASVAQKRLQHPDKPTRELQRLSDTRWACTVGMVL